A window of Polaromonas hydrogenivorans contains these coding sequences:
- a CDS encoding lysophospholipid acyltransferase family protein, producing the protein MRRIWACWRLLRILGHILAGLWIAAVRLPRLQPSQQSARVQVWALAFLGHAGITLEIRGQPPITGPVLLVSNHISWLDIPVMHAARHCCFVSKSDVKDWPLIGTLATAAGTLYIERSSRRDALRMVHLMQEALKANEVLAVFPEGTTGDGRGVLPFHANLLQAAISANAPVQPVGLRFVDKASGETSYAPSYIGDETLLGSIWRTLCAPPIVAVVHYGEPEGADGRDRRAWTQHLRSTVDVLRQS; encoded by the coding sequence ATGAGGCGTATCTGGGCCTGCTGGCGTCTGCTGCGCATCCTCGGCCACATCCTGGCCGGTTTGTGGATTGCCGCCGTGCGCCTGCCGCGCCTGCAGCCGTCCCAGCAAAGCGCCCGGGTTCAGGTCTGGGCGCTGGCATTCCTGGGGCATGCCGGCATCACGCTGGAAATTCGCGGGCAGCCGCCCATCACCGGGCCGGTGCTGCTGGTGTCCAACCACATTTCCTGGCTCGACATTCCGGTCATGCATGCGGCGCGCCACTGTTGCTTTGTCTCCAAATCCGATGTGAAGGACTGGCCGCTCATTGGTACGCTGGCGACGGCGGCGGGAACGCTGTACATCGAGCGCAGTTCGCGGCGCGATGCCTTGCGGATGGTGCATCTCATGCAGGAAGCGCTCAAGGCCAATGAGGTGCTGGCGGTGTTTCCCGAGGGAACCACCGGCGATGGGCGGGGGGTGCTGCCTTTTCATGCCAACTTGCTGCAGGCTGCCATATCGGCCAATGCCCCAGTCCAGCCGGTCGGCCTGCGTTTTGTGGACAAGGCCAGCGGCGAAACCAGCTACGCGCCCAGTTACATCGGCGACGAAACACTGCTCGGCTCCATCTGGCGCACCCTTTGTGCGCCGCCGATTGTGGCCGTGGTGCATTACGGCGAACCCGAAGGGGCCGATGGCCGCGACCGCCGCGCCTGGACCCAGCATTTGCGCAGCACGGTGGACGTTCTGCGTCAAAGTTGA